The Candidatus Hydrogenedentota bacterium genome includes a region encoding these proteins:
- a CDS encoding flagellar biosynthesis anti-sigma factor FlgM — MVGINGIGGVPEPKPERPAKVREKEREVGQTAAQQDDLVISSEAQAAAKLANSLQALALQDDVRTERVEAAREHLASGQYKNPDVVAKVAERISKYLP; from the coding sequence ATGGTTGGTATAAATGGAATCGGCGGGGTCCCCGAACCCAAGCCCGAACGACCGGCCAAGGTTCGCGAAAAGGAACGCGAAGTCGGCCAAACCGCCGCACAGCAGGACGATCTCGTCATCAGCAGCGAGGCGCAGGCGGCCGCAAAACTGGCGAATTCGCTACAGGCGCTGGCGCTTCAAGACGACGTTCGGACGGAACGCGTCGAGGCCGCGCGGGAACATTTGGCCAGCGGCCAATACAAGAATCCCGATGTGGTGGCCAAGGTGGCGGAACGAATCAGCAAGTATCTTCCGTAG
- a CDS encoding site-2 protease family protein, with translation MLLFDILIFVVVLGILVFFHELGHFLAAKACNVYVDRFSLGMPPRVAGIRIGETDYCVGALPLGGYVKMAGQEDTPLTDEERENTYGGVPRERWFNNRPVWQRTIIIAAGPFMNLVLAVLLYGIVAAVGAYVPLSDTEARIGPILPGSPAETAPLFRMPTDGSAPNLDREPDAVGWQTSDRILTINGKRVRTIEDVGIDAILGAGELMSIVIERTEPDGTLVRYLSPLRPVPMGPEKRLRFGVGAYETALVGSVNEGSPAAAAGLRPGDVIRRANGKPVDAATFVKTMEQTPDGQNVMLEVEREGKMIPVVTTPHTVGRFLGLEYGASYRGRGAVDKQARPVIVHVSDEFAAKAPVKPRDIIETIEGQPATLALLDEIERSRPGQTVNVTIRRPAILYGLLRPESSLACALPISSVRAVGIQMDVKMIYHRVNPGEVVPEAFKLTWQATARTLRTIEMLVTGAVSPKELGGPVMIYQVTTMAARLGYSWLLNITAFISVNLCIFNLLPLPVLDGSLLVYLAIEAIRRKPLNTRVLERIQQIGLMLIVGLLLYVTFNDVSRLVANLVL, from the coding sequence ATGCTGTTGTTTGATATTTTGATCTTTGTAGTCGTACTCGGCATCTTGGTCTTTTTCCATGAATTAGGCCATTTCCTCGCCGCCAAGGCATGCAACGTCTACGTTGACCGCTTCAGCCTTGGCATGCCGCCGCGGGTGGCGGGAATCCGCATCGGGGAAACCGACTACTGTGTCGGGGCATTGCCCTTGGGCGGCTATGTCAAAATGGCCGGCCAGGAAGACACTCCCCTGACCGACGAGGAACGGGAAAACACCTACGGGGGCGTTCCAAGGGAACGCTGGTTCAACAATCGGCCCGTCTGGCAGCGAACCATCATCATTGCCGCGGGGCCTTTTATGAACCTGGTGCTGGCCGTCCTTCTCTACGGGATTGTCGCGGCGGTCGGCGCTTATGTGCCTCTCTCGGACACTGAAGCACGCATCGGCCCGATCCTTCCCGGATCTCCCGCTGAAACGGCGCCCCTTTTCAGAATGCCAACGGACGGTTCCGCGCCCAATCTCGATCGCGAACCCGATGCCGTCGGCTGGCAGACCTCCGATCGCATCCTCACCATCAACGGGAAACGCGTCCGCACCATCGAGGATGTCGGCATAGACGCCATACTCGGCGCGGGCGAACTGATGAGCATCGTAATCGAACGCACGGAACCGGACGGAACTTTGGTCCGTTACCTCTCACCGTTGCGCCCTGTTCCCATGGGCCCGGAAAAACGGTTGCGCTTCGGTGTCGGCGCCTATGAAACCGCGCTCGTGGGAAGCGTAAACGAGGGTTCGCCCGCCGCCGCCGCGGGGCTGCGCCCGGGTGATGTCATCCGGCGGGCCAACGGCAAGCCCGTGGATGCCGCCACCTTTGTCAAAACCATGGAACAAACCCCCGACGGCCAAAACGTGATGCTTGAGGTTGAACGCGAAGGAAAGATGATACCGGTTGTCACGACCCCGCACACCGTGGGCCGCTTTTTGGGCCTGGAGTACGGGGCGTCCTACCGAGGCCGCGGCGCCGTGGACAAACAGGCCCGCCCGGTCATTGTTCATGTCTCGGACGAATTCGCGGCCAAGGCGCCCGTAAAACCCCGCGACATCATTGAAACCATCGAGGGACAACCCGCCACTCTTGCGTTGCTGGATGAAATCGAGCGCTCCCGGCCCGGCCAAACGGTTAACGTGACTATCCGCCGTCCCGCAATCCTGTACGGCCTCTTGCGACCGGAATCGTCGTTGGCATGCGCATTGCCGATTTCGAGCGTGCGGGCCGTCGGCATCCAGATGGACGTCAAAATGATCTACCATCGGGTGAATCCCGGCGAGGTCGTTCCCGAAGCGTTCAAACTGACATGGCAGGCCACCGCCCGAACCTTGCGGACCATCGAAATGCTCGTTACCGGAGCCGTCAGTCCCAAGGAACTTGGGGGACCGGTCATGATTTACCAAGTCACGACCATGGCGGCGCGGCTGGGCTATTCATGGCTGTTGAACATCACCGCATTTATCAGCGTCAATCTGTGCATCTTCAATTTGCTGCCCCTGCCGGTTCTGGATGGGAGCCTCTTGGTCTATTTGGCCATCGAGGCGATTCGCCGCAAGCCGCTGAATACCCGGGTGCTTGAGCGCATTCAACAGATTGGGTTGATGCTCATTGTCGGCCTTTTGCTGTATGTAACGTTCAACGACGTGTCGCGGCTGGTGGCGAACCTTGTGCTTTGA
- the iolG gene encoding inositol 2-dehydrogenase, protein MASEHLNVGLIGVGRIGKLHAEHLAHRLPGVRLGAIADVNVEAARACAVRLGVSKALGDYHAILNDPDIHAVAICSPTNTHARIVVEAANAGKHIFCEKPIDLALDKVDEALAAVKKAGVKLQLGFNRRFDANFARVRKAIASGEIGALRILHIVSRDPAPPPIEYVKVSGGIFMDMTIHDFDMARFLAGDEVEEVYVSGGVTVDPAIGASGDLDTALIVLRFRNGVMGTIDNCRQAVYGYDQRVEAFGSKGSIQTDNNYANSAIIANASSVGRDLPLNFFMERYTESFLAEMRAFAGAVLSNQPVPVTGEDARAALLMALAARRSYEANRPEKVVTK, encoded by the coding sequence ATGGCGAGCGAACATCTGAATGTCGGATTGATTGGGGTTGGGCGTATCGGAAAACTGCATGCGGAACATCTCGCGCACCGGTTGCCGGGCGTTCGGCTCGGGGCGATTGCCGATGTCAATGTCGAGGCGGCGCGAGCGTGCGCCGTGCGATTGGGCGTGTCCAAGGCGCTTGGTGATTATCACGCCATCCTGAACGACCCGGACATTCACGCTGTGGCGATCTGCTCGCCGACGAACACGCACGCCCGGATCGTCGTCGAGGCCGCGAACGCCGGCAAGCACATCTTTTGCGAGAAGCCGATTGACCTTGCATTGGACAAGGTGGACGAGGCCCTCGCCGCCGTCAAAAAGGCGGGAGTCAAGCTTCAACTCGGATTCAACCGGCGTTTCGACGCCAACTTCGCGCGGGTCCGCAAGGCCATCGCTTCCGGCGAAATCGGCGCTTTGCGCATCCTCCACATCGTCAGTCGCGATCCCGCGCCGCCGCCCATCGAATATGTCAAGGTTTCGGGCGGCATCTTCATGGACATGACGATCCACGATTTTGACATGGCCCGGTTCCTGGCCGGCGACGAGGTCGAGGAGGTGTATGTGTCGGGCGGGGTAACGGTGGACCCGGCCATCGGCGCGTCAGGCGACCTGGATACGGCCCTGATTGTGCTTCGCTTCCGCAATGGCGTCATGGGGACCATTGACAACTGCCGACAGGCCGTTTACGGTTACGATCAACGTGTCGAGGCCTTTGGATCGAAGGGCAGCATCCAGACAGACAATAATTATGCGAATTCAGCGATTATTGCAAACGCTTCGTCAGTCGGACGCGACCTTCCCCTGAATTTCTTCATGGAGCGATATACGGAAAGTTTTCTGGCCGAAATGCGCGCGTTTGCCGGGGCGGTTTTGTCGAACCAACCGGTTCCCGTGACCGGAGAGGATGCGCGTGCAGCCTTGTTGATGGCCTTGGCGGCCCGTCGCTCGTATGAGGCTAATCGTCCGGAAAAGGTTGTGACGAAATGA
- a CDS encoding aspartate kinase, translated as MKGITCKFGGTSLADADCIRAVEAIIRANPDRRFIVPSAPGKRNPGDKKITDLLLAWHDLARKGLDASQPAGIIRDRYTELARELGVTFDIERHLDEIARQVEAFPEPDFMASRGEFLMGCLLAEYLGATFVDPAECIKFDEEGLLDTDSYELLGKRLQGSGLFVVPGFYGSRPDGRVKTFSRGGSDVTGSIVARAVRADLYENWTDVSGFRMADPRIVPDAKRIEVITYAELRELSYMGASVLHDEAIFPVREPGIPIHILNTKKPNEPGTLIVATRTSKFPVVGIAGRKGFTMIHIEKALMNKERGFGRRVLSVLEEHGVSFEHMPTGIDTISLIVRDDELANHGPAVIKGIERVCEPDRVTLAPGLAVIATVGQGMNHHIGVAGRLCTALANANINLRVINQGSSEMNIIIGVEENDLDGAVRAIYNAFADWA; from the coding sequence ATGAAGGGCATCACCTGCAAGTTTGGAGGCACGTCGCTGGCGGATGCGGACTGTATCCGCGCCGTGGAAGCGATTATTCGCGCAAATCCCGATCGGCGTTTCATTGTGCCGTCGGCCCCCGGCAAGCGCAACCCCGGCGACAAAAAAATCACGGACTTGCTCCTGGCATGGCATGATCTTGCCCGCAAAGGATTGGATGCATCGCAACCCGCGGGCATCATCCGCGACCGCTACACGGAACTGGCCCGCGAACTGGGTGTAACATTTGACATCGAACGCCATCTTGACGAAATTGCCAGGCAGGTTGAGGCATTTCCCGAACCGGATTTCATGGCTTCCCGCGGCGAGTTTCTCATGGGATGCCTATTGGCCGAATACCTCGGCGCGACGTTCGTGGATCCCGCCGAGTGCATCAAATTCGACGAGGAAGGACTGCTAGATACCGACTCTTACGAACTGCTCGGCAAGCGCCTGCAGGGATCGGGTTTGTTTGTCGTGCCCGGTTTTTACGGTTCCCGGCCCGATGGCCGGGTGAAGACTTTCTCGCGCGGCGGCAGCGATGTCACCGGATCGATTGTCGCGCGCGCAGTACGGGCGGACCTGTACGAAAATTGGACCGATGTCTCCGGATTCCGCATGGCCGATCCCCGCATCGTGCCGGACGCGAAACGCATCGAAGTCATTACCTACGCGGAACTGCGCGAACTATCGTACATGGGCGCGTCCGTGTTGCACGACGAGGCCATTTTCCCCGTTCGCGAACCGGGTATTCCCATCCATATCCTCAATACCAAGAAACCGAATGAACCCGGCACCCTGATCGTTGCCACGCGGACATCGAAATTCCCCGTCGTCGGCATCGCGGGGCGCAAGGGCTTCACGATGATCCACATCGAAAAGGCGCTCATGAACAAGGAACGCGGTTTCGGACGCCGCGTGTTGAGCGTCCTCGAGGAGCACGGCGTCAGTTTTGAACACATGCCGACCGGCATTGACACCATCTCGCTCATCGTTCGCGACGACGAACTGGCCAACCACGGACCGGCCGTCATCAAGGGCATCGAACGGGTCTGCGAACCGGATCGCGTGACGCTTGCCCCGGGCCTTGCCGTCATTGCCACGGTGGGGCAGGGCATGAACCACCATATCGGCGTGGCGGGCCGATTGTGCACCGCCCTGGCCAATGCGAACATCAACCTGCGCGTCATCAATCAGGGTTCTTCCGAAATGAACATCATCATCGGTGTCGAGGAAAACGATCTGGACGGCGCCGTACGGGCCATCTACAACGCGTTCGCCGATTGGGCGTAG
- the pyk gene encoding pyruvate kinase has product MRRTKMVCTMGPSSDNPETIRELVSAGMDVARLNFSHGTRENHRVTLESIRAIAAELGRNVAILADLQGPKMRTGLLRGGGPVTLVEGAALCITTRSVPGDAACVSTTYANLPNDVQGGDRILLADGTMELRVVRVEGPDVHCSVVRGGALGQHKGINLPGVNVSAPSLTEKDGEDLAFAVAAGVDYVALSFVRKAGDIRLLRERLGRLCGGGPQPGVVAKIERPEALENFDRILPLCDAVMVARGDLGIEVDLNDVPQLQKQMIRKCNQYGIPVITATQMLESMMTSPTPTRAEVSDVANAIYDGTDAVMLSGETAAGRFPIEAARTMAAIAEKADAAIANMWTEHPSETSHPAVWGESPSDAVAEAAWHMAHKLPVSRIVCFTQSGFTARAIARYRPGVPITAITLTEATWRRCALIWGVEAIQHGEIEGVDAMLGTVDAVVRTHCGVRPGEQVIIVGGLPMAVGGITNFLKWHTIGEVS; this is encoded by the coding sequence ATGCGTCGCACAAAAATGGTTTGCACGATGGGACCCAGTTCGGACAATCCCGAAACGATTCGGGAACTCGTGTCGGCCGGCATGGACGTCGCGCGTCTGAATTTTTCGCACGGCACACGGGAAAACCACCGCGTCACGCTCGAATCCATTCGCGCCATTGCCGCCGAACTCGGGCGGAATGTCGCCATTCTGGCCGATTTGCAAGGGCCCAAAATGCGCACGGGACTTCTGCGAGGAGGCGGTCCCGTCACGCTTGTGGAAGGGGCCGCCCTCTGCATCACGACACGATCCGTGCCCGGCGACGCCGCGTGCGTTTCCACGACCTACGCGAATCTGCCCAACGACGTGCAGGGCGGCGACCGGATTCTGCTGGCGGACGGCACAATGGAACTGCGCGTCGTTCGTGTCGAGGGACCGGACGTGCACTGCTCGGTCGTGCGGGGCGGCGCGCTGGGCCAGCACAAAGGGATCAATCTGCCGGGCGTGAACGTCAGCGCCCCTTCGCTCACGGAAAAAGACGGCGAAGACTTGGCGTTTGCGGTGGCGGCGGGAGTGGATTATGTGGCGCTTTCGTTTGTGCGCAAGGCGGGCGACATCCGGTTATTGCGAGAGCGGCTCGGCAGGTTGTGTGGCGGCGGTCCGCAACCGGGCGTCGTTGCAAAAATCGAACGCCCCGAAGCGCTCGAAAATTTCGACCGGATTCTACCCCTCTGCGACGCCGTCATGGTCGCACGGGGCGACCTCGGCATCGAGGTGGATCTGAACGACGTCCCACAACTCCAAAAACAGATGATCCGTAAGTGCAACCAATACGGCATTCCGGTCATTACCGCCACCCAAATGCTCGAATCCATGATGACCAGTCCAACACCCACGCGCGCCGAAGTCAGCGACGTGGCCAACGCCATCTACGATGGAACCGACGCCGTCATGCTCTCCGGCGAAACGGCGGCGGGCCGGTTTCCAATCGAGGCGGCCCGGACCATGGCCGCCATCGCCGAAAAGGCCGATGCCGCCATTGCGAACATGTGGACCGAACACCCGTCCGAAACCTCCCATCCGGCCGTTTGGGGCGAATCGCCCAGCGATGCCGTCGCGGAAGCGGCATGGCACATGGCGCACAAATTGCCCGTGTCCCGCATCGTCTGCTTCACGCAGAGCGGATTCACCGCGCGCGCCATTGCGCGATACCGGCCCGGCGTGCCCATTACGGCCATCACGCTCACCGAGGCGACATGGCGCCGGTGCGCCCTCATTTGGGGAGTCGAAGCCATACAGCACGGCGAAATCGAGGGCGTGGACGCCATGCTTGGAACGGTTGATGCCGTCGTTCGTACACATTGCGGCGTACGGCCCGGCGAACAGGTAATTATCGTCGGCGGCCTCCCGATGGCCGTCGGCGGCATCACCAACTTTCTCAAATGGCACACCATCGGCGAAGTGTCTTGA
- a CDS encoding septal ring lytic transglycosylase RlpA family protein — translation MPWGRKHVEKGKACWYGDEYKGRLTASGEPFDPMAFTAAHRKLSFDTVVLVKNLKNNRSVKVRINDRGPFVRGRIIDLSKAAARELDMIREGVVPVRIEVVRVGRRK, via the coding sequence ATGCCGTGGGGGCGCAAGCACGTCGAAAAGGGCAAGGCGTGCTGGTACGGCGACGAATACAAGGGGCGGTTGACGGCCTCGGGCGAGCCGTTCGATCCGATGGCCTTTACGGCGGCCCACCGGAAACTGTCGTTCGACACCGTCGTACTGGTCAAGAACCTGAAAAACAACCGCAGCGTAAAGGTGCGCATCAACGATCGGGGACCTTTTGTCCGCGGCCGGATCATCGATCTGTCCAAGGCGGCGGCCCGGGAACTCGACATGATTCGAGAGGGGGTCGTACCGGTGCGCATCGAAGTGGTCCGGGTGGGACGGCGCAAGTGA